The window ACGCGCCTCCTCGGAGTGGCTGAGCTCCTCGGGCTGGAAAATCTCTTCGAACTGATCCACGACGAGCACCCGGTGCGGTGCACCGCCCGTACCCGCCCGGCCCGGGGCATCCGGACTGCCGAAAGAGACCGGGCCGCCGAGGTGGTCGAGGCCGTCGAGGGTGTCCAGCAGGGCCCGGCCCGGCCGAACGGTGACGACCTCCCAGCGGTCGCTGCCGGGCAGGCGGCAGGCGGCCAACGCGGGTACCAGCCCTGCCTGGACCAGCGACGACTTGCCGGCTCCGGACGGACCGAGCAAAAGGAGCGCATCCGGGACCGCGGCCATGCGATCGAGGATCATCCGCACCGCCCCGGCCCGCCCGTGGAACCAGCCAGCGTGCTCGGCACCGAACGCCTGCAGCCCGCGGTACGGGCACACTGCCCGGACGGCCAGGTCGGGCCAGAGCTGACGCAGCCGCCCAGCGGGGGTGGCGTACGCGATCCCGGTGCCCCGCTGGTGCGGGTCCGGGCGGGTGATGCGGGTGACCATGCCGATCACCGCTTCGACGGTGTCGTCCCACACGGGCCCGCCGCTGAACCCCTGGGTGAGGTCGTTGGCGCAGGCCACCTGCAGCAGAGCCTCGGACCCGGAGTGGGGCGAGAGAATCTCACCGGCGTGGCCCTCACCATAGTGGCCGCCGGGAACCGCCTGGCCAGGGAATCCGAAGGACCGCACCCGGTGGCCGCGGCACCCGTCCGCGCGGGCCAGCGGCAGCGGGGAGGTTCCCGGCGGCGGGGCGCTTAGACGGACGATCGCAACGTCCTCCGCGGCAGGTTCGTTCCGTCCCCGGTGGACAACGGTCCCGTACGCCTCGGGCGCGCCCCGCGCCTGCGGGAAGTCCAGCCACAGCACGCCCTGTTCGCCCGTCCCGGCACCCGCGACGACGTGTGCGCAGGTCACCAGGAGGTCGTCGGCCACAAGGAACCCGGCTCCCGCAACGGCGCCGTCCGGGCCGATCACTCGCGCGACGGAAGCGGCCCAGTTCACCATCTGCCTTTGTTCCGGGTGGAGTTGTGGCGGGTTCTCATGTCGGGGTCGGCGGCATGTCTGGGGCGCCGCCCTCAGGCCGCGTCCATACCATTCGCACTTTCACGTGCGTGCCGACTGTGCTCCGGGTGATCACCGCGCCGGCCTCTGCGGCGAGATCGATCCCGAACTCCACTTCGAACTCTGAAGGGCCGGCCGCGCTCAGCCGGTCCATAAGGACCCGGGCGGTCTGGGTTACCGGCTCGATGATCTCGCCCAGCCTTCTGGGCACGTTATGGACCGCATCACCGATACGGCCCGCCATGACGGGACCGCCACCGTCCGCATGCGGACTCTCGACGAGAATGGCGCCCCCGCCGTCGAGCGGTATACGGGTCAGCACAGAAATACCTCCTCATTCATTGAACGGGTCATATCAAAGGGCGGCAGACTTCGGCGTATCGGGACTCTCGAACTCACCCCCTCAGCACGTACCACGGCTTGGGGAAGAACGCCCAATGCCCGTTCACGTACACCAGTCCGTTGTAAGCCATCCCACGCTCGTCGCCGGGCTTCGTGTAATCCCAGGTGTACACCGTCAGTCCGGCCTTGAAGCGGTCTTTTACCTGCGCGTATCCACCGGGGAAATTAGCTCGCACCACAGGCGTCCAGGCCCGGATATCGTCGGTGGTCGCCTTCCACATCCGCATTTCAGTCTGCCCGTATTTTGCCCAAGGCCTCGGTGGCTGGGGCGAATTCCCCCAGAGTGAGCCTTCGTAGAAAGCCTCGGCCTGGCGGGCGAAGTCCGGCTGGAACAGCGCATGATAGTCCGCGGCGGCTGGCCGGAGCGACCGCACCAACCCGGTCCCGCCACTCTCCCCCAACTCCTCCATCAGGGCCCGCGCACCTTTTTCATCGCCCGGATAAGGGTCCTGCACACGGGAAGAGGAACGGGAAGCGGAGGGGCGGTCTTTCCCTGAGGTCTCGGCGTCACCGTCCTTGCCAGCGGCAGAGCAGGACACCAGAAGGGCGATCCCGAATACCGATCCGACGGACAGGCGCCACCGCCGCCATGACGAGGAACTTCGCATGCTTGCGCTTCTCATTTTTCTCGACCTGTCCAACCATTTTCACTTCACCCCGAAAAACACCGGAACGAGCACCCAGAGTGCCACAGAGAGTGGAGTCCGCACAGCAATTACGCGAATTCCGCTTCCCCGCTGACTCATCGCCATACTGTCCGGCTCCCGGCGGTACGGCCCCTGGACGGGCATAGCCCTCATGCAGGGACCGCAAGGCCCAGATACATTACGGACACCGAAAGCCAGCGGGCCTCAATTGTGGTAGCGGATGTAGCCGTCGCCGTCGGGGTCGGATCCGCTCTTGGTGTAGGAGTGCACGTCTGCGCGGCTGCCGGAGGGCTTGTACAGGTAGATGGTGTCGCGGTCGTTGTTCCACAGGAAGTTGCAGTTGTCGCGGTAGACCACGTTGTACTTGTCGGAGTCGCTGCCGTGGCCGCCGCGCAGCTTCACGTAGTCGCCGGGCTCGAGGTAGTGGTTGGCGGGGAAGGCGAAGCGGTTGCCGGTGGCGTCCTTGACGACGTAGCCCTTGAGGTTGACGGTCGCCGTGGAGGAGTAGTTCTTGACCGTCAGGTACTCGGCGTCGGTGTTGCCGGTGGAGCAGCTGTTGGAGTCCCGGCCGGGTGCGTCGTACTGCACCCCGCGGACCTTGAGCGCCGAGCTGTACTCAGCGGCCTGAGCCGACACGGCTGGTGCCAGGGCGGCGAGAGTGCCCGCGGTGACGGCTGCGGCCAGGATGGAACGCTTACGCAAGATGATGGTCCTCCACATGGAACGAACGGTGCTGCATGTGGAGGACTGCTGAGCGACTGCGGCAGTTGCACACCAGCGGAGCTGTCACCCATTCGAGTGGCAGAGGATGGTTTGGTGCAACTGCCAGGCGTGTGCCGAACATGAGGGTGGCGGCGACGTCATCGTCGGCGAAGGCCTCAGTGCCCCGGTCGCGGTTGGGGCTGCACACGGTGTTGTGACCCGAGCGCCGCCTGCAGGTGTACGGCGGGCGGGTGACTTGGATATGCCGGTGTTCATGGGGCTCTCCTGGATGGAGGCTGCGCCCATTCTGATGGGAGCAGCCTCCCGGCCGTCAGGTCAGCAGGATTCGTCGAGCTTCACGGAGTAGATGGCGACACGGATTTCGTCCGTGGCGCCGGGCGCCGGGTCCTGACGGCACACCTTCCAGTTGCTGTTGTCGATGACCCAGCGGCCTTCGGACGACGCGTCTTCCTCGTCAACGAGGAAACCCTTGCTGTGCAGCAGGGCCAGCGCCTCGCTGTGGTTCATGCCGACGACGTCGGGCATCTCGGGCTCGGCGCTCTCGGCGGCTTCGCTAACCTCGGCCTCCAAGCTCTCGCGGGCAGCGGAGTTGCTGGCCTGGATGTCGTCGAGGACGTCGTCGGAAGAAGATGATGTCGGCGACGAAGTAGCGGTCCTCGTTGCCGACGGGGTGTCGCTGCTGGCTCCGCCGTCACAGGCGGCCAGCAGGGTCACGGCCGCGAGCATGGCAGCCGCCGGGAAAAGACAGCGGTTCAGCCTGGTGATCTTCACGTAATTCCCCTAGGGATGCTGCGTACTGGCAGTGAGCCAAGTGGTACGGGGCGAGCCAGGGTGTACCGGCCCGGTTGGCGTCGTCTATTACTTGCTGCTGAGTCCGGTAGGCGTTATCCCGGGCGCGGTCGAGGGCGTCGGGGGCGATGGCGCCCCGGGTGGAGAGGATAGTGATGGTGCGGGCAGGCGGCGGGGAAGGCGCGGCGCCGGTGTTGCCGAACTCCGCAGCACAGATGATCGTGGAAATTACAGCGACGTCGACGGCGACGTACGTGACGGCTTTGCTACGACTAATGAACATGCGAGCGGCCTTAGAACTTCCAATAGAATGCTGCAACTAACCCTGGAATGCAGGTGTCTGATGGGGCATCAGCCTGCACATGCCTGGTGGCCGTCGCGGAGCCGGACGACCTGGACAGCGAAGCGCCACTCCAGCAGGGCCGCGGGCTGAGCCGTGCACGCCGCGGCGCTCAGCGCACCTCCGGCGTTGCCCCCTTCAGGCCGACGTCGTCGGAATCGCCGAGGGCCTGGAGCGCGTAGGCGAGCTGGTCGCTCTCGATAGCCGTCGCCACATACGCCCGGGGATCGTCGCTCAGAACCCGA is drawn from Streptomyces bottropensis ATCC 25435 and contains these coding sequences:
- a CDS encoding CU044_2847 family protein; the protein is MLTRIPLDGGGAILVESPHADGGGPVMAGRIGDAVHNVPRRLGEIIEPVTQTARVLMDRLSAAGPSEFEVEFGIDLAAEAGAVITRSTVGTHVKVRMVWTRPEGGAPDMPPTPT
- a CDS encoding lamin tail domain-containing protein — protein: MWRTIILRKRSILAAAVTAGTLAALAPAVSAQAAEYSSALKVRGVQYDAPGRDSNSCSTGNTDAEYLTVKNYSSTATVNLKGYVVKDATGNRFAFPANHYLEPGDYVKLRGGHGSDSDKYNVVYRDNCNFLWNNDRDTIYLYKPSGSRADVHSYTKSGSDPDGDGYIRYHN
- a CDS encoding PASTA domain-containing protein, translated to MKITRLNRCLFPAAAMLAAVTLLAACDGGASSDTPSATRTATSSPTSSSSDDVLDDIQASNSAARESLEAEVSEAAESAEPEMPDVVGMNHSEALALLHSKGFLVDEEDASSEGRWVIDNSNWKVCRQDPAPGATDEIRVAIYSVKLDESC